The sequence below is a genomic window from Lentimicrobium saccharophilum.
CTACCGGTAAACAAAAGAGGCTGCCCGGTAAGGGCAGCCTCCGTGATAACTATCCGGAAAAATTACAACTTCAGGGCGACACCCAGGTTGAGCCATGCAATTCCGTAACCGATTTCGGCCATTGCAGCAAATTTTTCGGTGAAATAATAACGGCCACCGGCATACCATGACCAGATCAGGCCGCTGCTGGAAGCACTGTAGTTGTATAAAGGATCAATATCGCCGAATTCTTTGGCTGATACAACATTAAAACCAAGCATCAGGCCTGTATAGGTATCCAGTTTATCAACCAGCGGATAATGAAATGAGCCGCGAGCACCAATTATAAAGTTGGTGTATTTGTATCCCCAGTTGCCGCCGAAATAGGTGTATTCCCATTTGCTGGAAGCATAACCCAGATAACCACCTACACCAATCGAACCAACATCAAGTACATCGTCTTTAATACCTACCTCAAACGATGCTGAGATTGGTGGAATTGAAGATGTGTAACCGCTTCCGGTGTAGAGTGTGCTTCCAAGACCGATTCCCAGATTCAGGACCTTTTCTCCCTTGGTAAGCATGTTGTCCTGGGCAGACAGACTGAATGCCAGAAATGCAGCAAAAAGGGTAATGACTACTTTTTTCATGTTTGTTTGGTTTTAGTTGAACATTGGATTGTTTCGGTTAACTTAAAAATTGTTTAATACTACTCTATTGATTTGTATGTTGCGCCTGTTGCAGGTCTGTTCAGGTGTTTTTGTGATTCATTAACGACAAAGGTAAGGCAATACAAGAAAATCCGGCTAAGTAATTGTAGGTATTTTGGTCATTGCAGTGTTTTGCCCTGGATTTGAGGATTTTTCTCCCCTTTTTTATAACAAATCTGATAAAAATAAGTTCCAATCTATGGCAAAGATAGTATGCTTTTATAAAACTTCATGCTTTCGCCTGCACTAATTCCGGATTTTGTTTAAAAAGAATCTCTGAAAAATCATTTATTTTCCCATTATATGATCTGGTCAGGTTTCATGGCTGAAAGCACTTTTCCTGCGTACTGCACTGATCAGTAAACAACTTCAGCCCGGGCTTGAACAGGCCCGGGCTTTAAAGCACAAACGCAAAGGGAATGCGGGTTAACCAGGGGGGAAAAAGCGCGTTATATAACAAGCTTTACTTCTATGGCATTAAGCCCTTTAGGTCCTTTTTCGACCTTGAAACTTACTTTGTTGTTTTCTTTGATAGGCTCAGTCAGCTGGTTGATATGTACAAAAATACTTTCGCCTGACCTGAGATCCCTGATAAAACCAAATCCTTTGGAATCATTAAAGAAAGTAACTATTCCGGTACGGAATTCTTCTTCAGGGCTGACATCTTCTTTTTTCCGGACACCGATCTCGATCTCTTCGGCTTTGATGACACTTTTGGTTGCAGGATCGGGTGGCGTATCACTGATGCGGCCATATTCATCAACATAGGCAATCATGCTGTCGGGGTTGTTGCCATCGGCAGTGTTTGACGCCCTTTCAAGTTTGCGGGCCGCTTTGTCTTTCTTCTTTTTCTGCTTTTTCTTTTCGTTTTCGATTTTGTTCCAGGATTGCTGTGATCTTGCCATGAATGGGTTTTGGGTTGGTTTTCCTGCGGTGAGGGATGAATAAAAGGCCTTGCAGGAAAAAGCTGAAAATGAGGGTCAGACAGTCCGGCAAAACGTAACGTTTGCAAAGATAGGTAAAATTTCCCGTCTTTCGTTCAATAGCTTAAAAGGGCTTTGTCCGGGATTACCGGTTCAGAATCAGATACTGATATGGTTCCAGACCGATGGAGGTGCCTGATGGTTTAAATGGCGTGCCATCCGGGAATTTCCAGGCTGCGGCAAGCACCGTGCCGGGAACCTCAAATATGCTTTCGCGGTTCCGGACATTGACGATGATCAGCAGGCCCGCATCTTCAGATGAGCGTTCAAAGGCACAAACATCCGCCGTGGAGAAGTCACTGGTAGTTCCTTGCCTGGCGGCGGGAGCTTCGTTATAGATGGCCATCATTTCCTGATATGCTTTCACCATATCAGGATTGGCGGTCCAGTCGATGGGCGCATTGGAAAAGAAGGGCAAAGCAGGGATTCTGCCTACCTCCTGACTACCGTAAATCAGCGGTACTCCGCCCATAAAAACCGCGATGGCAGAGGCAGCCAGTGCTCCCTGTTTACCATTGAACAGGGTCATGGGGGTGGCATCCCAGGCCGATTCGTCGTGGTTGGTGGTGAAGCGGAGCCGGGTTTTCCCTGTTGGCGTGGAAAGTTGTTCCTGCCGGTGGGTAGCATACAGTCCGTCTGCTGCCTGTCCGCTCCATACGGACTTAAGTTTCCCGTAGAAGTCCCATCCATAATTCAGCTGGAAGCCTGCGTTAAAGTGGTCGGAGCGTCCGCCCTCCGCCAGCAGAATGATTTTTCTTCCGGCAAGGGCATTTATGGAATCAATGGCTTGTTTCCAGAAATCGTAAGGGACCATATCCGCGGCATCGCAGCGGAAGCCATCCGCATTGGCCGCCAGCAACCAGTATTTCATGGCGCTGATCATGGCTTTGCGCATATCCTTATTGTCAAAATTCAGGTCGGCCACATCCTGCCAGTTGGTCCCCTCCGGATGAATCACCTCGCCATTTACCCTTGTGTACCATGAAGGATATTTCATCCACGGATTGTCCCAGGCGGTATGATTGGCCACCCAGTCGAGGATTACCGCCATGCCGCGCTGATGGGCCTGATCGGTCAGACGCCTCAGGTCGTCCAGCGTCCCGTATTCGGGATTTACTTCCCGGTAGTTTTTTACGCTATAGGGAGAATTCACTGAATTGACCGTGCCGATGGGATGTATGGGCATCAGCCAGATCACATTCACGCCCAGCGACCGGATGTGGTCCAGTTTTTGGGTTACTCCCGAAAGATTACCGGCAGTACTGAAAGCCCTCAGGTTGACTTCATACATTACTATATCTGATGTGGCCGGTACCGCTCCGAAAGGTACTCCGTACTGCGGGGGATCAGGCAGAATAAATTCATTGGCGGGAGGTGACGGGGCGGGTTTTTCTTCCTTATCCGAACAGGTTGTGACCAGGAATGCCATCAAGATAAACAGGACTGTTGCCGGGAGTTTTTTCATATTGAGCATCAGTTTTGGGGTCCGCCTCACGATAGAAGCCGACTGGTTAATAAATTGAAATACATTCCCGGCAACAGTATGTCCGGATTTTTTACTCTGCTACTGGTTCAAAACGGGCGAGTGGGGCCATACGGGCTTTGTTCAGCTGAAGGGATGTTTCACTGACATTATAATTGTCAGCTGTTTCAAGCACTTTCAGCAGTGCCCGCTCGGTTTCCATGTTGAGGCACGACATCATGGTTGATCCCATTTTAGAAAAGGTCACCCTGTTGCCTTCCCGCAGTTCATAACTCCCGAAAAAGGTATTGCAGCTTCCGAATCCGTTGATCCGTTGCTCCGCTTCATCAAAGTAAATGAATGCATCAGGCATCTTTCCTTTGAAATCAACGGGCTTGCCGTTTATTTCAACCAGTTTCCATTTTTTGCCTTCAAGAACAGGATCTTTTACCGGAGGCAGCATTTTCTGAAGTACATACATATCTGCCAGTTCACCCCTGATGACTTTGCCTTCAAGGTCAAGCTGAACAAGTTTGTTTTCACCCACAAGGTAACGGTCCGGCGCATTTGAAATCCCTTCAAGTTTAATGCTGCTGCCGGATTTATCCCAGGTAAACCTGCCTGATTCTTCGAAGGCTTTTTCATCCTTTCCTTTGTAAATGGTTGATCGTTGAAAGGAAAGATCACTTCCTAATGTAATGGTGGTGAGCAGTCCTTCGCAATCCGCACAGGGGAGAACACCCGTGTAAGTACCATGCCAGTCAAGGGAATTCCGGCT
It includes:
- a CDS encoding alpha-amylase family glycosyl hydrolase — protein: MKKLPATVLFILMAFLVTTCSDKEEKPAPSPPANEFILPDPPQYGVPFGAVPATSDIVMYEVNLRAFSTAGNLSGVTQKLDHIRSLGVNVIWLMPIHPIGTVNSVNSPYSVKNYREVNPEYGTLDDLRRLTDQAHQRGMAVILDWVANHTAWDNPWMKYPSWYTRVNGEVIHPEGTNWQDVADLNFDNKDMRKAMISAMKYWLLAANADGFRCDAADMVPYDFWKQAIDSINALAGRKIILLAEGGRSDHFNAGFQLNYGWDFYGKLKSVWSGQAADGLYATHRQEQLSTPTGKTRLRFTTNHDESAWDATPMTLFNGKQGALAASAIAVFMGGVPLIYGSQEVGRIPALPFFSNAPIDWTANPDMVKAYQEMMAIYNEAPAARQGTTSDFSTADVCAFERSSEDAGLLIIVNVRNRESIFEVPGTVLAAAWKFPDGTPFKPSGTSIGLEPYQYLILNR
- a CDS encoding outer membrane beta-barrel protein, giving the protein MKKVVITLFAAFLAFSLSAQDNMLTKGEKVLNLGIGLGSTLYTGSGYTSSIPPISASFEVGIKDDVLDVGSIGVGGYLGYASSKWEYTYFGGNWGYKYTNFIIGARGSFHYPLVDKLDTYTGLMLGFNVVSAKEFGDIDPLYNYSASSSGLIWSWYAGGRYYFTEKFAAMAEIGYGIAWLNLGVALKL
- a CDS encoding cold-shock protein: MARSQQSWNKIENEKKKQKKKKDKAARKLERASNTADGNNPDSMIAYVDEYGRISDTPPDPATKSVIKAEEIEIGVRKKEDVSPEEEFRTGIVTFFNDSKGFGFIRDLRSGESIFVHINQLTEPIKENNKVSFKVEKGPKGLNAIEVKLVI
- a CDS encoding copper resistance protein NlpE N-terminal domain-containing protein; translated protein: MKKLLMISLAAIISFQMPGCKTKEKTTTGGRQAAGNIIIGDNSRNSLDWHGTYTGVLPCADCEGLLTTITLGSDLSFQRSTIYKGKDEKAFEESGRFTWDKSGSSIKLEGISNAPDRYLVGENKLVQLDLEGKVIRGELADMYVLQKMLPPVKDPVLEGKKWKLVEINGKPVDFKGKMPDAFIYFDEAEQRINGFGSCNTFFGSYELREGNRVTFSKMGSTMMSCLNMETERALLKVLETADNYNVSETSLQLNKARMAPLARFEPVAE